One Caretta caretta isolate rCarCar2 chromosome 6, rCarCar1.hap1, whole genome shotgun sequence genomic region harbors:
- the RAG2 gene encoding V(D)J recombination-activating protein 2 isoform X1, whose protein sequence is MPQPLFVQSQKIPQVLSFRIPVTNKRFQEEAKTLHQPDIDGTMMQSPDIMSLQMISAINHSSLIQPGFSLLNFDGQVFFFGQKGWPKRSCPTGVFLLDLKKNELKLKPAFFSKDSCYLPPLRYPAVCAVRGRTESEKCQYVIHGGKTPNNELSDKIYVMSIVCKPSKKITFKCTEKELVGDVPEARYGHTINTVHSRGKSMSVIFGGRSYIPVGQRTTEKWNSVVDCMPHVFLVDFEFGCCTSYILPELQDGLSFHVSIARNDTIYILGGHSLENNIRPPNLYRLKIDLPLGSPSVSCTILPGGISVSSALVTQTGDKEFVMVGGYQCDNQKRMFCNTITLEDNNIEIVERETPDWTPDIKHCKIWFGSDMGNGAILLGIPGDNKQLISDANYFYILRCGGARDEEEEAAQTCSQTSTEDPGDSTPFEDSEEFCFSAEANSFDDDDIDTYNEDDEEDESETGYWITCSANCDIDINTWVPFYSTELNKPAMIYCSNGDGHWVHAQCMDLSEGMLIRLSEANIKYFCNEHVDLARGLQTPKKVLPVKKQPMKPLRRKTSMKIATPVKKSFLRRLFE, encoded by the exons ATGCCACAGCCCCTCTTTGTGCAGTCACAGAAGATTCCACAAGTGCTGAGCTTTCGAATCCCCGTTACAAACAAAAGGTTTCAGGAGGAAGCAAAAACCCTCCATCAGCCAG atattgACGGTACCATGATGCAATCACCAGACATAATGTCCCTGCAAATGATATCAGCCATTAATCATTCATCCTTGATTCAGCCAGGCTTTTCTCTGCTGAATTTTGATGGGCAAGTTTTCTTTTTTGGACAGAAAGGCTGGCCAAAGAGATCTTGCCCCACTGGAGTTTTTCtccttgacttaaaaaaaaatgagctCAAATTGAAACCTGCATTTTTCTCTAAGGATTCCTGCTATCTTCCCCCTCTCCGTTACCCTGCTGTCTGCGCTGTCAGGGGCAGAACAGAGTCTGAGAAATGCCAGTATGTCATCCACGGTGGGAAAACGCCAAACAATGAACTATCTGATAAGATTTATGTTATGAGTATAGTATGCAAGCCTAGCAAGAAAATCACCTTTAAATGCACTGAGAAAGAGTTAGTTGGGGATGTTCCTGAAGCCAGATATGGTCATACCATTAACACAGTTCATAGCCGAGGTAAAAGCATGAGTGTTATATTTGGGGGAAGGTCATATATCCCTGTTGGACAAAGAACCACAGAAAAATGGAATAGTGTAGTAGACTGTATGCCCCATGTGTTTTTGGTTGATTTTGAGTTTGGATGCTGTACCTCATACATCCTTCCAGAGCTTCAGGATGGACTTTCTTTCCATGTCTCCATTGCCAGAAATGATACCATCTACATCCTAGGGGGTCATTCTCTTGAAAATAACATCAGACCCCCCAACTTATACAGACTAAAAATTGACCTGCCACTAGGCAGCCCATCTGTGAGCTGCACCATCTTGCCTGGGGGGATCTCTGTCTCCAGTGCTCTTGTGACTCAGACTGGCGATAAAGAGTTTGTCATGGTTGGGGGCTACCAGTGTGACAACCAGAAGAGGATGTTTTGTAATACAATCACTTTAGAAGATAACAACATAGAGATTGTGGAAAGGGAGACCCCAGATTGGACACCAGATATTAAACACTGCAAGATATGGTTTGGTAGTGATATGGGTAATGGGGCCATATTGCTTGGTATACCGGGGGACAACAAGCAGCTAATTTCAGATGCAAACTACTTTTACATTTTGAGATGTGGAGGAGCaagagatgaggaggaggaggctgcacaAACTTGCAGTCAGACATCTACAGAAGACCCAGGGGACTCCACTCCATTTGAAGATTCAGAGGAGTTCTGTTTTAGTGCCGAAGCCAATAgttttgatgatgatgatattgacACCTATAATGAAGATGATGAAGAAGATGAATCAGAAACAGGCTACTGGATCACCTGCTCTGCCAACTGTGACATTGACATCAACACTTGGGTCCCTTTCTATTCGACTGAACTCAACAAGCCAGCTATGATCTACTGTTCCAATGGAGATGGCCATTGGGTCCATGCTCAGTGTATGGACCTATCTGAGGGCATGCTCATACGTCTTTCAGAGGCAAATATCAAGTACTTCTGCAATGAGCATGTTGATCTTGCTAGAGGGCTGCAAACCCCAAAGAAGGTTCTGCCTGTGAAAAAACAACCTATGAAACCATTGCGCAGAAAAACATCCATGAAGATAGCAACTCCAGTGAAAAAATCTTTTCTTCGGAGGTTATTTGAGTAG
- the RAG2 gene encoding V(D)J recombination-activating protein 2 isoform X2 — MYQHGCYRTLCCWRCHISDIDGTMMQSPDIMSLQMISAINHSSLIQPGFSLLNFDGQVFFFGQKGWPKRSCPTGVFLLDLKKNELKLKPAFFSKDSCYLPPLRYPAVCAVRGRTESEKCQYVIHGGKTPNNELSDKIYVMSIVCKPSKKITFKCTEKELVGDVPEARYGHTINTVHSRGKSMSVIFGGRSYIPVGQRTTEKWNSVVDCMPHVFLVDFEFGCCTSYILPELQDGLSFHVSIARNDTIYILGGHSLENNIRPPNLYRLKIDLPLGSPSVSCTILPGGISVSSALVTQTGDKEFVMVGGYQCDNQKRMFCNTITLEDNNIEIVERETPDWTPDIKHCKIWFGSDMGNGAILLGIPGDNKQLISDANYFYILRCGGARDEEEEAAQTCSQTSTEDPGDSTPFEDSEEFCFSAEANSFDDDDIDTYNEDDEEDESETGYWITCSANCDIDINTWVPFYSTELNKPAMIYCSNGDGHWVHAQCMDLSEGMLIRLSEANIKYFCNEHVDLARGLQTPKKVLPVKKQPMKPLRRKTSMKIATPVKKSFLRRLFE, encoded by the exons ATGTATCAACATGGATGTTACaggacactgtgctgctggaggtgccatATATCAG atattgACGGTACCATGATGCAATCACCAGACATAATGTCCCTGCAAATGATATCAGCCATTAATCATTCATCCTTGATTCAGCCAGGCTTTTCTCTGCTGAATTTTGATGGGCAAGTTTTCTTTTTTGGACAGAAAGGCTGGCCAAAGAGATCTTGCCCCACTGGAGTTTTTCtccttgacttaaaaaaaaatgagctCAAATTGAAACCTGCATTTTTCTCTAAGGATTCCTGCTATCTTCCCCCTCTCCGTTACCCTGCTGTCTGCGCTGTCAGGGGCAGAACAGAGTCTGAGAAATGCCAGTATGTCATCCACGGTGGGAAAACGCCAAACAATGAACTATCTGATAAGATTTATGTTATGAGTATAGTATGCAAGCCTAGCAAGAAAATCACCTTTAAATGCACTGAGAAAGAGTTAGTTGGGGATGTTCCTGAAGCCAGATATGGTCATACCATTAACACAGTTCATAGCCGAGGTAAAAGCATGAGTGTTATATTTGGGGGAAGGTCATATATCCCTGTTGGACAAAGAACCACAGAAAAATGGAATAGTGTAGTAGACTGTATGCCCCATGTGTTTTTGGTTGATTTTGAGTTTGGATGCTGTACCTCATACATCCTTCCAGAGCTTCAGGATGGACTTTCTTTCCATGTCTCCATTGCCAGAAATGATACCATCTACATCCTAGGGGGTCATTCTCTTGAAAATAACATCAGACCCCCCAACTTATACAGACTAAAAATTGACCTGCCACTAGGCAGCCCATCTGTGAGCTGCACCATCTTGCCTGGGGGGATCTCTGTCTCCAGTGCTCTTGTGACTCAGACTGGCGATAAAGAGTTTGTCATGGTTGGGGGCTACCAGTGTGACAACCAGAAGAGGATGTTTTGTAATACAATCACTTTAGAAGATAACAACATAGAGATTGTGGAAAGGGAGACCCCAGATTGGACACCAGATATTAAACACTGCAAGATATGGTTTGGTAGTGATATGGGTAATGGGGCCATATTGCTTGGTATACCGGGGGACAACAAGCAGCTAATTTCAGATGCAAACTACTTTTACATTTTGAGATGTGGAGGAGCaagagatgaggaggaggaggctgcacaAACTTGCAGTCAGACATCTACAGAAGACCCAGGGGACTCCACTCCATTTGAAGATTCAGAGGAGTTCTGTTTTAGTGCCGAAGCCAATAgttttgatgatgatgatattgacACCTATAATGAAGATGATGAAGAAGATGAATCAGAAACAGGCTACTGGATCACCTGCTCTGCCAACTGTGACATTGACATCAACACTTGGGTCCCTTTCTATTCGACTGAACTCAACAAGCCAGCTATGATCTACTGTTCCAATGGAGATGGCCATTGGGTCCATGCTCAGTGTATGGACCTATCTGAGGGCATGCTCATACGTCTTTCAGAGGCAAATATCAAGTACTTCTGCAATGAGCATGTTGATCTTGCTAGAGGGCTGCAAACCCCAAAGAAGGTTCTGCCTGTGAAAAAACAACCTATGAAACCATTGCGCAGAAAAACATCCATGAAGATAGCAACTCCAGTGAAAAAATCTTTTCTTCGGAGGTTATTTGAGTAG
- the RAG2 gene encoding V(D)J recombination-activating protein 2 isoform X3 — protein sequence MMQSPDIMSLQMISAINHSSLIQPGFSLLNFDGQVFFFGQKGWPKRSCPTGVFLLDLKKNELKLKPAFFSKDSCYLPPLRYPAVCAVRGRTESEKCQYVIHGGKTPNNELSDKIYVMSIVCKPSKKITFKCTEKELVGDVPEARYGHTINTVHSRGKSMSVIFGGRSYIPVGQRTTEKWNSVVDCMPHVFLVDFEFGCCTSYILPELQDGLSFHVSIARNDTIYILGGHSLENNIRPPNLYRLKIDLPLGSPSVSCTILPGGISVSSALVTQTGDKEFVMVGGYQCDNQKRMFCNTITLEDNNIEIVERETPDWTPDIKHCKIWFGSDMGNGAILLGIPGDNKQLISDANYFYILRCGGARDEEEEAAQTCSQTSTEDPGDSTPFEDSEEFCFSAEANSFDDDDIDTYNEDDEEDESETGYWITCSANCDIDINTWVPFYSTELNKPAMIYCSNGDGHWVHAQCMDLSEGMLIRLSEANIKYFCNEHVDLARGLQTPKKVLPVKKQPMKPLRRKTSMKIATPVKKSFLRRLFE from the coding sequence ATGATGCAATCACCAGACATAATGTCCCTGCAAATGATATCAGCCATTAATCATTCATCCTTGATTCAGCCAGGCTTTTCTCTGCTGAATTTTGATGGGCAAGTTTTCTTTTTTGGACAGAAAGGCTGGCCAAAGAGATCTTGCCCCACTGGAGTTTTTCtccttgacttaaaaaaaaatgagctCAAATTGAAACCTGCATTTTTCTCTAAGGATTCCTGCTATCTTCCCCCTCTCCGTTACCCTGCTGTCTGCGCTGTCAGGGGCAGAACAGAGTCTGAGAAATGCCAGTATGTCATCCACGGTGGGAAAACGCCAAACAATGAACTATCTGATAAGATTTATGTTATGAGTATAGTATGCAAGCCTAGCAAGAAAATCACCTTTAAATGCACTGAGAAAGAGTTAGTTGGGGATGTTCCTGAAGCCAGATATGGTCATACCATTAACACAGTTCATAGCCGAGGTAAAAGCATGAGTGTTATATTTGGGGGAAGGTCATATATCCCTGTTGGACAAAGAACCACAGAAAAATGGAATAGTGTAGTAGACTGTATGCCCCATGTGTTTTTGGTTGATTTTGAGTTTGGATGCTGTACCTCATACATCCTTCCAGAGCTTCAGGATGGACTTTCTTTCCATGTCTCCATTGCCAGAAATGATACCATCTACATCCTAGGGGGTCATTCTCTTGAAAATAACATCAGACCCCCCAACTTATACAGACTAAAAATTGACCTGCCACTAGGCAGCCCATCTGTGAGCTGCACCATCTTGCCTGGGGGGATCTCTGTCTCCAGTGCTCTTGTGACTCAGACTGGCGATAAAGAGTTTGTCATGGTTGGGGGCTACCAGTGTGACAACCAGAAGAGGATGTTTTGTAATACAATCACTTTAGAAGATAACAACATAGAGATTGTGGAAAGGGAGACCCCAGATTGGACACCAGATATTAAACACTGCAAGATATGGTTTGGTAGTGATATGGGTAATGGGGCCATATTGCTTGGTATACCGGGGGACAACAAGCAGCTAATTTCAGATGCAAACTACTTTTACATTTTGAGATGTGGAGGAGCaagagatgaggaggaggaggctgcacaAACTTGCAGTCAGACATCTACAGAAGACCCAGGGGACTCCACTCCATTTGAAGATTCAGAGGAGTTCTGTTTTAGTGCCGAAGCCAATAgttttgatgatgatgatattgacACCTATAATGAAGATGATGAAGAAGATGAATCAGAAACAGGCTACTGGATCACCTGCTCTGCCAACTGTGACATTGACATCAACACTTGGGTCCCTTTCTATTCGACTGAACTCAACAAGCCAGCTATGATCTACTGTTCCAATGGAGATGGCCATTGGGTCCATGCTCAGTGTATGGACCTATCTGAGGGCATGCTCATACGTCTTTCAGAGGCAAATATCAAGTACTTCTGCAATGAGCATGTTGATCTTGCTAGAGGGCTGCAAACCCCAAAGAAGGTTCTGCCTGTGAAAAAACAACCTATGAAACCATTGCGCAGAAAAACATCCATGAAGATAGCAACTCCAGTGAAAAAATCTTTTCTTCGGAGGTTATTTGAGTAG